From one Nocardioides scoriae genomic stretch:
- a CDS encoding LacI family DNA-binding transcriptional regulator, with the protein MSVPEPGPAPGARRRRRRATITTVAAAAGVAPSTVSRAFSNPGRVNHVTRAHVLAVAEELGYAPNPAAQALESGRTSTVALVVPDITNPYFSGVVKGAERAAAEARLTLVIGDAQENPVHEERLVRRLGPAVDGFVLTASRMPDDVLERVSELNRIVLVNRASPGLTSVVADFASGTRQIVAHLASHGHRSFVFLGGPAESWSGARRWAGLRAAAEEHGLEATRFGPWTPTIASGPAAADAVLATGATAVVAHNDVLAIGVLQRLAERGVRVPQEVSVVGFDDVFGADFCHPPLTTLAERTTEAGARAVEALAALTRPGALPTGGDAPVRVLPTQLVVRASSGPAPR; encoded by the coding sequence GTGAGCGTCCCAGAGCCCGGTCCCGCACCCGGCGCACGTCGCCGCCGCAGGCGCGCGACCATCACCACGGTGGCGGCCGCGGCCGGGGTCGCGCCGTCCACCGTGTCGCGGGCGTTCAGCAACCCGGGGCGGGTCAACCACGTCACGCGCGCGCACGTGCTGGCCGTGGCCGAGGAGCTCGGCTACGCCCCCAACCCGGCCGCCCAGGCCCTCGAGTCGGGCCGCACGAGCACCGTCGCGCTGGTCGTCCCCGACATCACCAACCCCTACTTCTCCGGGGTCGTCAAGGGGGCCGAGCGGGCCGCGGCCGAGGCTCGGCTGACCCTGGTCATCGGCGACGCCCAGGAGAACCCCGTCCACGAGGAACGCCTGGTCAGGCGGCTGGGACCCGCCGTCGACGGGTTCGTGCTGACCGCCTCGCGGATGCCCGACGACGTGCTCGAGCGGGTCAGCGAGCTCAACCGGATCGTGCTGGTCAACCGGGCCTCGCCGGGCCTGACCAGCGTGGTCGCCGACTTCGCCTCGGGCACCCGCCAGATCGTCGCCCACCTGGCCTCGCACGGGCACCGCTCGTTCGTGTTCCTCGGCGGCCCGGCCGAGTCCTGGTCGGGCGCCCGGCGCTGGGCGGGACTGCGCGCGGCGGCCGAGGAGCACGGCCTCGAGGCCACCCGCTTCGGGCCCTGGACCCCGACGATCGCGTCCGGCCCCGCGGCCGCCGACGCGGTGCTCGCCACCGGGGCCACCGCGGTCGTGGCCCACAACGACGTCCTCGCGATCGGGGTGCTGCAGCGGCTCGCGGAGCGCGGCGTGCGCGTGCCGCAGGAGGTGAGCGTGGTCGGCTTCGACGACGTCTTCGGTGCCGACTTCTGCCACCCGCCGCTGACCACCCTCGCCGAGCGCACCACCGAGGCCGGCGCCCGCGCCGTCGAGGCACTGGCCGCCCTCACCCGCCCCGGCGCCCTCCCGACCGGCGGTGACGCACCCGTCCGCGTGCTTCCCACCCAGCTCGTGGTGCGCGCCTCCTCCGGCCCCGCTCCCCGCTGA
- a CDS encoding DoxX family protein, whose product MNVVLWILQIVLAVAFLAAGAMKATKPKAELSGQMGWVDDFSAGGVKAIGVLEVLAAIGLVLPWALDVAPVLTPLAALGLVLMMVGAAVVHARRSETQMIVVNVVLGVLAAVVAVGRF is encoded by the coding sequence ATGAACGTCGTCCTGTGGATCCTGCAGATCGTGCTGGCCGTGGCCTTCCTGGCCGCGGGCGCCATGAAGGCGACCAAGCCGAAGGCCGAGCTCTCCGGCCAGATGGGCTGGGTCGACGACTTCTCGGCCGGCGGCGTCAAGGCCATCGGCGTGCTCGAGGTGCTCGCCGCGATCGGCCTGGTGCTGCCCTGGGCGCTCGACGTCGCCCCGGTCCTCACCCCGCTCGCCGCCCTCGGGCTGGTGCTGATGATGGTCGGCGCGGCCGTCGTCCACGCCCGCCGCAGCGAGACCCAGATGATCGTGGTCAACGTCGTCCTGGGCGTGCTGGCCGCGGTCGTCGCCGTCGGTCGCTTCTAG
- a CDS encoding bifunctional sugar phosphate isomerase/epimerase/4-hydroxyphenylpyruvate dioxygenase family protein: MRTGVATLSLSGRLVDKLHAIAAAGFDGVEVFDADLVGCPLPPREVAALCADLGLAIDLFQPVRDAAGVPAHAWAATRRRVVAKLDVAAELGAPVVLLCSHVGADAVADHDVVAEQLRSLGDEAAARGIVLAFEALAWGRHLDRVGQAWDVVRRADHPAVTLAVDTFHVLARGDDGSALAGVPGERIGFLQVADAPLKDMDVLEWSRHFRCFPGQGTLDVTGVVAATLGAGYAGPVSLEVFSDVVRESDQHVTARDAHRSLRFLEDQLALRPGSDGFRVPVTAAPPVPERVDLAFLEVADPDRSPATTGLLAGLGFRHVAQHRSKPVQWWRQGGAHVVLNQTPGADPTAHALGLATPRVEAVAARAKALAWPEVDRTRGDGEALLPGITSPGSTHLFLSADAGSPDHWQDDFVPLPDAPPEGHPGWVGLDHVGLSVEPDRLDEEVGFLRGVLGLVPSAVEEFWEPLGRLRSRALRPAAGAARLVVNVGEGDRGQRRRPGVNQVAFACEDLLAEVRALRARGVALMPVPDNYYVDLAARTDLPPARIEELRAHGVLHDASPDGELLHVYTDVLPTGFYVELLQRTGAYDGYGSVNTQLRLAVQQGAG; this comes from the coding sequence ATGCGCACCGGGGTGGCGACGCTGTCGCTGAGCGGCCGGCTGGTGGACAAGCTCCACGCCATCGCGGCGGCGGGCTTCGACGGCGTCGAGGTCTTCGACGCCGACCTCGTGGGCTGCCCGCTGCCCCCGCGGGAGGTCGCGGCGCTGTGCGCCGACCTGGGTCTGGCCATCGACCTCTTCCAGCCGGTGCGCGACGCGGCCGGGGTGCCGGCGCACGCCTGGGCGGCCACCCGGCGTCGGGTCGTGGCCAAGCTCGACGTCGCCGCCGAACTGGGCGCCCCGGTGGTGCTGCTCTGCTCCCACGTCGGGGCCGACGCGGTCGCCGACCACGACGTCGTCGCCGAGCAGCTCCGCTCCCTGGGCGACGAGGCCGCGGCACGGGGGATCGTGCTGGCCTTCGAGGCGCTGGCCTGGGGTCGCCACCTGGACCGTGTCGGCCAGGCCTGGGACGTCGTGCGACGTGCCGACCACCCCGCCGTCACGCTCGCGGTCGACACCTTCCACGTGCTGGCCCGCGGCGACGACGGGAGCGCCCTCGCGGGCGTGCCGGGGGAGCGGATCGGCTTCCTGCAGGTCGCGGACGCGCCCCTGAAGGACATGGACGTCCTGGAGTGGAGCCGTCACTTCCGCTGCTTCCCGGGCCAGGGCACCCTCGACGTCACCGGGGTGGTGGCCGCCACGCTCGGGGCCGGGTACGCCGGACCGGTGTCGCTCGAGGTCTTCAGCGACGTCGTCCGCGAGTCCGACCAGCACGTCACCGCCCGCGACGCCCACCGCTCGCTGCGCTTCCTCGAGGACCAGCTCGCGCTGCGCCCGGGGTCCGACGGGTTCCGCGTGCCCGTGACGGCCGCGCCGCCGGTGCCCGAGCGCGTCGACCTCGCCTTCCTCGAGGTGGCCGACCCCGACCGCTCGCCCGCGACCACCGGCCTGCTCGCGGGCCTGGGCTTCCGCCACGTCGCCCAGCACCGGAGCAAGCCGGTGCAGTGGTGGCGCCAGGGCGGCGCCCACGTGGTGCTCAACCAGACCCCGGGGGCCGACCCCACGGCCCACGCGCTGGGGCTGGCCACGCCCCGCGTCGAGGCGGTGGCCGCCCGGGCCAAGGCGCTGGCCTGGCCCGAGGTCGACCGCACCCGCGGCGACGGCGAGGCGCTGCTGCCCGGCATCACCTCGCCCGGCAGCACCCACCTGTTCCTCAGCGCCGACGCGGGCTCGCCCGACCACTGGCAGGACGACTTCGTCCCGCTCCCGGACGCGCCCCCCGAGGGGCACCCGGGGTGGGTCGGGCTCGACCACGTCGGCCTCAGCGTCGAGCCCGACCGGCTCGACGAGGAGGTCGGGTTCCTCCGCGGGGTGCTGGGCCTGGTGCCCAGCGCCGTCGAGGAGTTCTGGGAGCCCCTCGGCCGGCTGCGCAGCCGGGCGCTGCGACCGGCCGCGGGCGCGGCGCGCCTCGTGGTCAACGTGGGGGAGGGCGACCGCGGCCAGCGCCGCCGCCCGGGCGTCAACCAGGTGGCCTTCGCCTGCGAGGACCTGCTCGCCGAGGTGCGCGCGCTGCGGGCGCGCGGGGTCGCGCTGATGCCGGTGCCCGACAACTACTACGTCGACCTCGCCGCCCGCACCGACCTGCCGCCGGCCCGGATCGAGGAGCTGCGGGCCCACGGCGTGCTCCACGACGCCTCGCCCGACGGCGAGCTGCTGCACGTCTACACCGACGTCCTGCCGACCGGCTTCTACGTCGAGCTGCTCCAGCGCACCGGGGCCTACGACGGCTACGGCAGCGTGAACACGCAGCTCAGGCTGGCCGTGCAGCAGGGGGCGGGCTGA
- a CDS encoding YihY/virulence factor BrkB family protein produces the protein MVRAADDAQRRWPGLGFPLAVVYKYFDDQGPYLAAIITYYTFVSVFPLLLLGTSILGFVLQGDPELQQAALDSTLRQFPIVGDQLGRPEGLTGSVTAVVTGALIALYGSLGLGTAIQNAMNVAWSVPRNSRPNPFLLRLKSLFLLLIAGGAVLAITAVSVLGQQVLRDAGIPGGRVLVSLATVLLVGGILTVLFRLATAREHPWFYAAPGGFFVAVLWQALQQLSTAYVDRVLNETSSMNQTFGLVLGLIGLIFLAAVIAVLGMELNVVLVRRLWPRALLTPFTDSVELTDADRKAYTSYARAQRHKGFEEVEVSFGPPPSVIGTGSEDHDDERDARAT, from the coding sequence ATGGTGAGGGCGGCGGACGACGCCCAGCGCAGGTGGCCGGGGCTGGGGTTCCCCCTCGCGGTCGTCTACAAGTACTTCGACGACCAGGGTCCCTACCTCGCGGCGATCATCACCTACTACACCTTCGTGTCGGTGTTCCCGCTGCTGCTGCTCGGCACCTCCATCCTGGGCTTCGTGCTCCAGGGCGACCCCGAGCTGCAGCAGGCGGCGCTCGACTCGACGCTGCGGCAGTTCCCGATCGTGGGCGACCAGCTCGGCCGTCCCGAGGGCCTCACCGGCTCGGTCACCGCGGTCGTCACCGGTGCGCTGATCGCGCTCTACGGCTCGCTCGGCCTCGGCACCGCCATCCAGAACGCCATGAACGTCGCCTGGTCGGTGCCGCGCAACAGCCGGCCCAACCCGTTCCTGCTCCGGCTCAAGAGCCTGTTCCTGCTGCTCATCGCCGGCGGCGCGGTGCTGGCCATCACGGCGGTCTCGGTGCTCGGCCAGCAGGTGCTGCGCGACGCCGGCATCCCCGGTGGCCGGGTCCTGGTCTCGCTCGCCACGGTGCTGCTCGTCGGCGGCATCCTCACCGTGCTGTTCCGCCTCGCGACCGCCCGCGAGCACCCGTGGTTCTACGCCGCCCCCGGCGGCTTCTTCGTCGCCGTCCTGTGGCAGGCGCTGCAGCAGCTCTCCACGGCGTACGTCGACCGCGTGCTCAACGAGACCTCCTCGATGAACCAGACCTTCGGCCTGGTCCTCGGGCTCATCGGCCTCATCTTCCTGGCCGCGGTCATCGCGGTGCTCGGCATGGAGCTCAACGTCGTGCTGGTCCGCCGGCTGTGGCCCCGCGCCCTGCTCACGCCCTTCACCGACTCGGTCGAGCTGACCGACGCCGACCGCAAGGCCTACACCAGCTACGCCCGCGCCCAGCGCCACAAGGGCTTCGAGGAGGTCGAGGTCTCCTTCGGCCCCCCGCCCAGCGTGATCGGCACCGGCTCCGAGGACCACGACGACGAGCGGGACGCCCGCGCCACGTGA
- a CDS encoding AzlD domain-containing protein, with translation MTGTALWVAVVVAALGCYLLKLAGVSLPAALLDHPRVRRVAALLPVAMLAALVVVELLDDGGRYGADWRTAVGVLAGAVALALRQGVLVVFVVAVATTALLRLVT, from the coding sequence GTGACCGGGACGGCGCTGTGGGTGGCGGTGGTGGTGGCCGCCCTCGGCTGCTACCTGCTCAAGCTGGCGGGCGTCTCGCTGCCCGCCGCGCTGCTCGACCACCCGCGCGTGCGCCGGGTGGCGGCGCTGCTGCCCGTCGCGATGCTCGCGGCCCTGGTCGTGGTCGAGCTGCTCGACGACGGTGGTCGCTACGGCGCCGACTGGCGCACCGCGGTCGGCGTGCTCGCCGGGGCGGTCGCCCTCGCGCTGCGCCAGGGCGTGCTGGTCGTGTTCGTCGTGGCGGTGGCGACGACCGCGCTGCTGCGGCTGGTGACCTAG
- a CDS encoding (2Fe-2S)-binding protein, protein MATTDRSVPVPVPGVVADAAALGPWFAASVAAPGEGWLTLAELTSPERLDDLLARTRTAIAVQRRAPVAAVEVRVAASSLHLALLGRVTSVALGALALGGSVLALGAQARWRPTTTHAVDLGLAAPLGTPAGSPDEALALLHREVLDTLVVPLGLALRERARVSPRVLSGNATSSWVGALSALHHARPDLVPQAAAYVSALLHDPLLRPTWTPVRGGAGVRRTSCCLFWRLPGGGVCGDCVLHARTG, encoded by the coding sequence GTGGCGACCACCGATCGGAGCGTGCCGGTCCCGGTGCCGGGCGTGGTGGCCGACGCCGCGGCGCTGGGTCCGTGGTTCGCGGCGTCCGTGGCCGCTCCCGGCGAGGGTTGGCTGACGCTGGCCGAGCTGACCTCGCCCGAGCGCCTGGACGACCTGCTGGCCCGGACGCGCACCGCGATCGCGGTCCAGCGGCGCGCTCCCGTCGCCGCGGTCGAGGTCCGCGTCGCCGCCTCCTCGCTGCACCTCGCCCTCCTGGGCCGGGTCACCTCGGTCGCGCTGGGGGCGTTGGCGCTCGGAGGCAGCGTGCTGGCCCTGGGCGCGCAGGCCCGGTGGCGACCGACCACCACCCACGCGGTCGACCTCGGTCTGGCCGCGCCGCTCGGCACACCGGCCGGCTCCCCCGACGAGGCGCTCGCCCTGCTGCACCGAGAGGTCCTCGACACCCTCGTCGTGCCGCTCGGCCTCGCCCTGCGCGAGCGCGCCCGGGTCTCCCCGCGGGTGCTGAGCGGCAACGCCACCTCGTCGTGGGTCGGCGCCCTGAGCGCCCTGCACCACGCCCGGCCCGACCTGGTGCCGCAGGCGGCGGCGTACGTCTCGGCGCTGCTGCACGACCCGCTGCTGCGGCCCACCTGGACGCCGGTGCGCGGCGGGGCCGGCGTCCGTCGGACGAGCTGCTGCCTGTTCTGGCGGCTGCCCGGCGGCGGCGTGTGCGGCGACTGCGTGCTGCACGCCCGGACCGGCTGA
- a CDS encoding AzlC family ABC transporter permease encodes MPLPDETLPRAERRALHRTAFGIGLYAAAFGATFGAVATGSGLGVGQTAVLSAVMFTGASQFAFVGVVAAGGSAAAAVSAALLLGARNAFYGIPVSGLLRPRGWRRPLVAHVVIDETTAMAVAQPTPAAGRLAFWSTALWLCGLWNVGTLAGALLGRAVDPAALGLDAAAPAVFLALLWPQLGRRPAPVVALLGAGLALVLIPLAPPGVPVVAAAGVALAVGLTGRTDRS; translated from the coding sequence GTGCCCCTCCCCGACGAGACGCTGCCACGCGCCGAGCGCCGTGCGCTGCACCGGACCGCCTTCGGCATCGGGCTGTACGCCGCGGCGTTCGGCGCGACGTTCGGTGCGGTCGCGACCGGGTCGGGGCTCGGCGTGGGGCAGACGGCCGTGCTGAGCGCGGTGATGTTCACCGGCGCCTCGCAGTTCGCCTTCGTGGGCGTGGTCGCGGCGGGCGGGTCGGCGGCCGCCGCGGTCTCGGCCGCGCTGCTGCTCGGCGCGCGCAACGCCTTCTACGGCATCCCCGTGAGCGGCCTGCTCCGACCGCGCGGCTGGCGCCGCCCCCTCGTGGCCCACGTCGTCATCGACGAGACCACGGCGATGGCGGTCGCCCAGCCGACCCCGGCGGCCGGGCGGCTGGCGTTCTGGTCGACGGCGCTGTGGCTGTGCGGGCTGTGGAACGTCGGGACGCTGGCCGGTGCCCTGCTGGGACGAGCCGTCGACCCGGCCGCGCTCGGGCTCGACGCGGCCGCGCCCGCCGTCTTCCTGGCGCTGCTGTGGCCCCAGCTGGGCCGGCGCCCGGCGCCGGTGGTGGCGCTGCTCGGCGCGGGGCTGGCGCTCGTGCTGATCCCACTGGCCCCGCCGGGGGTCCCGGTCGTGGCAGCGGCCGGGGTGGCGCTGGCGGTCGGCCTCACCGGCAGGACGGACCGGTCGTGA
- a CDS encoding MFS transporter produces the protein MSTIDHAGGAPGTGSTAERRTPKRAALAAWSGSALEYYDLAIYGTAAALVFPKIFFPEGNDSAATIAAFATFGVAYVARPFGSFLMGHIGDRLGRKTILIGTLLLMGVSTFLIGCLPTYGQVGLWAPALLVLLRLLQGLSAAGEQAGANSMSFEHAPDDRRGFFTSWTLSGTQGGQVLAPAIFLPLAAVLPEDALLSWGWRVPFWLSAVIVVLGFVIRSRLDETPAFQDDVVDSVEPRRAPLKELFADHRASVLRVFFAAFIAMVNTMFQVFALNFATSDDYGIGFDSSFMLWLAIVANLVAIAVIPFWAMLSDKVGRKPVFLTGLVGSAVLVTAFLGAIRAGNEPLTFVLGVALAGVVYSMPNAVWPATYAEYFPTSVRLSGMAIGTQFGFALAGFTPTIAGALMGGEADNWWRVAAFAVGACVISAVAVLTGPGGTHRVPTADVGVRQRPVGAGRTAVGVA, from the coding sequence ATGAGCACCATCGACCACGCCGGGGGAGCCCCCGGGACCGGCAGCACCGCCGAGCGCCGCACGCCCAAGCGGGCGGCCCTCGCCGCCTGGAGCGGCAGCGCGCTGGAGTACTACGACCTGGCGATCTACGGCACCGCCGCCGCACTGGTCTTCCCGAAGATCTTCTTCCCCGAGGGCAACGACTCGGCCGCCACCATCGCGGCGTTCGCGACCTTCGGCGTGGCCTACGTCGCCCGCCCGTTCGGCTCCTTCCTCATGGGCCACATCGGCGACCGGCTGGGCCGCAAGACGATCCTCATCGGCACGCTGCTGCTCATGGGCGTCTCGACCTTCCTCATCGGCTGCCTGCCGACGTACGGCCAGGTGGGCCTGTGGGCCCCCGCGCTGCTCGTGCTGCTGCGGCTGCTCCAGGGCCTCTCGGCCGCCGGCGAGCAGGCCGGGGCCAACTCGATGTCCTTCGAGCACGCCCCCGACGACCGTCGTGGCTTCTTCACCAGCTGGACCCTCAGCGGCACCCAGGGCGGCCAGGTCCTGGCGCCCGCGATCTTCCTGCCGCTGGCCGCCGTGCTGCCCGAGGACGCCCTGCTCAGCTGGGGCTGGCGGGTGCCGTTCTGGCTCAGCGCCGTCATCGTGGTGCTCGGCTTCGTGATCCGGTCCCGCCTCGACGAGACCCCGGCCTTCCAGGACGACGTGGTCGACAGCGTGGAGCCCCGTCGCGCCCCGCTCAAGGAGCTCTTCGCCGACCACCGGGCCTCGGTGCTGCGGGTCTTCTTCGCCGCCTTCATCGCGATGGTCAACACGATGTTCCAGGTCTTCGCCCTCAACTTCGCGACCTCCGACGACTACGGCATCGGCTTCGACTCCTCCTTCATGCTCTGGCTGGCGATCGTGGCCAACCTGGTGGCCATCGCGGTCATCCCGTTCTGGGCGATGCTCTCCGACAAGGTCGGTCGCAAGCCGGTCTTCCTCACCGGTCTGGTCGGCAGCGCCGTCCTGGTCACCGCCTTCCTGGGCGCCATCCGCGCCGGCAACGAGCCGCTCACCTTCGTCCTCGGCGTGGCCCTGGCCGGCGTCGTCTACTCGATGCCCAACGCGGTGTGGCCCGCGACGTACGCCGAGTACTTCCCGACGAGCGTCCGCCTCTCCGGCATGGCCATCGGCACCCAGTTCGGGTTCGCGCTGGCCGGCTTCACGCCCACCATCGCCGGTGCCCTCATGGGCGGCGAGGCCGACAACTGGTGGCGGGTCGCGGCCTTCGCCGTCGGCGCCTGCGTCATCTCCGCGGTCGCCGTCCTCACCGGACCCGGTGGCACCCACCGGGTCCCGACCGCCGACGTCGGCGTCCGCCAGCGCCCGGTCGGTGCGGGTCGCACCGCGGTCGGTGTCGCGTGA
- a CDS encoding MarR family winged helix-turn-helix transcriptional regulator, producing MTPPRWLDDDEQAAWRSYLFATQALQASLDRQLSRDAGMPHSVYLVLAMLSEAPERTLSMGVLAEMVRASPSRMSHAVAKLETQGWVTRARRPDNARVVVATLTDAGFEQLVEVAPLHVEHVRQSLFDRLTPQQVQQLREIFDAVGEPLRDEECPPPECPGAVEAGPGAADRAG from the coding sequence GTGACCCCACCCCGATGGCTGGACGACGACGAGCAGGCGGCCTGGCGCTCCTACCTGTTCGCCACCCAGGCGCTGCAGGCCTCGCTCGACCGCCAGCTCTCGCGCGACGCCGGCATGCCCCACAGCGTCTACCTGGTGCTGGCGATGCTGAGCGAGGCGCCCGAGCGGACCCTGTCGATGGGCGTGCTCGCCGAGATGGTGCGCGCCTCGCCCAGCCGGATGTCGCACGCCGTCGCCAAGCTCGAGACCCAGGGGTGGGTCACCCGGGCGCGCCGCCCCGACAACGCCCGGGTGGTCGTCGCGACGCTGACCGACGCCGGGTTCGAGCAGCTGGTCGAGGTGGCTCCGCTCCACGTCGAGCACGTCCGGCAGTCGCTGTTCGACCGGCTCACGCCCCAGCAGGTGCAGCAGCTGCGCGAGATCTTCGACGCCGTGGGGGAGCCGCTGCGCGACGAGGAGTGCCCGCCGCCGGAGTGCCCCGGCGCGGTCGAGGCAGGCCCCGGCGCTGCGGACCGCGCCGGCTAG
- a CDS encoding shikimate dehydrogenase, with the protein MSATSVALGLVGAGIGRSLTPAMQEREGREQGLALTYRLVDAEAPGRRGFGVEDLADVLAAAERFGLDGLNVTHPFKQAVVPLLDELSEGAADLGAVNTVVLRDGRRVGHNTDTTGYGAALAAALPESRGDRAVLVGAGGAGVAVGYGLLEQGIAHLAVHDQDAERADACVVRLAKRWGDDRVTAVDDLSRAVAGAQGLVNATPVGMHGHPGLPVPAELVRDDLWVSDVVYFPLETELVALARSRGCRVLPGGAMAVQQAVGAFELFTGRPADAARMQRHFAELTA; encoded by the coding sequence GTGAGCGCCACCTCGGTCGCGCTCGGCCTCGTCGGCGCCGGCATCGGCCGCTCGCTGACCCCGGCCATGCAGGAGCGGGAGGGACGCGAGCAGGGCCTGGCGCTGACCTACCGCCTCGTCGACGCCGAGGCCCCGGGTCGCCGGGGCTTCGGGGTCGAGGACCTGGCCGACGTGCTCGCCGCCGCCGAGCGGTTCGGGCTCGACGGGCTCAACGTCACCCACCCCTTCAAGCAGGCCGTGGTGCCGCTGCTCGACGAGCTCTCCGAGGGGGCGGCCGACCTCGGTGCCGTCAACACCGTGGTGCTGCGCGACGGGCGCCGGGTCGGCCACAACACCGACACCACCGGGTACGGCGCCGCGCTCGCCGCCGCGCTGCCCGAGTCGCGCGGCGACCGGGCCGTGCTGGTCGGAGCAGGCGGGGCCGGTGTCGCGGTCGGGTACGGCCTGCTCGAGCAGGGGATCGCCCACCTCGCGGTCCACGACCAGGACGCCGAGCGCGCCGACGCGTGCGTCGTACGCCTGGCCAAGCGGTGGGGCGACGACCGCGTCACCGCCGTCGACGACCTGTCCCGCGCCGTCGCCGGCGCCCAGGGACTGGTCAACGCCACGCCGGTCGGGATGCACGGCCACCCCGGCCTCCCGGTGCCGGCCGAGCTGGTGCGCGACGACCTGTGGGTCTCCGACGTCGTCTACTTCCCGCTCGAGACCGAGCTGGTGGCGCTGGCCCGCTCGCGCGGCTGCCGGGTGCTGCCCGGCGGGGCGATGGCGGTGCAGCAGGCGGTCGGCGCCTTCGAGCTGTTCACGGGCCGCCCGGCCGACGCCGCCCGGATGCAGCGCCACTTCGCGGAGCTGACGGCCTGA